Proteins from a genomic interval of Arachis hypogaea cultivar Tifrunner chromosome 10, arahy.Tifrunner.gnm2.J5K5, whole genome shotgun sequence:
- the LOC112715913 gene encoding mediator of RNA polymerase II transcription subunit 21 — protein sequence MDIISQLQEQVNLIAHLAFNTIGTLQRDAPPNRLSPHYPEPPPHPTEDGSNFSEQPKLMSAGLVKAAKQFDALVAALPISEGGEEAQIKRIADLQAENDAIGQELQKQLEAAEKELNQVQDLFKRASDNCLNLKKPE from the exons ATGGATATAATTTCTCAATTACAAGAACAAGTTAATTTGATTGCACATCTTGCTTTCAATACCATTGGGACCTTGCAAAGGGATGCTCCTCCTAATCGGCTCTCACCACATTATCCTGAACCACCTCCTCATCCTACGGAGGATGGCTCAAACTTCTCTGAACAGCCCAAGCTGATGAGTGCTGGTTTGGTGAAGGCTGCTAAACAG TTTGATGCATTAGTTGCGGCACTTCCAATATCCGAGGGAGGTGAAGAAGCGCAGATTAAAAGGATTGCTGACCTACAG GCTGAGAATGATGCTATAGGCCAAGAACTACAGAAGCAACTCGAAGCTGCAG AGAAGGAATTAAATCAAGTTCAGGATTTGTTTAAACGAGCGTCAGATAACTGTTTGAATTTGAAGAAACCTGAATGA